In a single window of the Oscillatoria sp. FACHB-1407 genome:
- a CDS encoding NHLP bacteriocin export ABC transporter permease/ATPase subunit, translating to MELEQAQRWRIQSSLHAMKGNEILVLNDPQQIWIVEFGSLAVFAVPFEEGHPEGERRHLFNVTVGQAMFGAATPPTEGALGLIAVALEPTELSPLPLSDAPLESLLNDWMAQLSTAYGSPQPQFQTWHPTQHTMQYGALLTGQTYQPQTDTVVWIQIQAGKASWMGHPELPMTTKSGFFPLGQAMWFEAAEPLEFAIQSTANLERHDVLNGLTQLHTHFLRYVESVAATETQAALQRFQERQHLNRQVTQQAIHHLVSVFNPQQDRDLHNQTPLLIAAGAIARAMGITISPPMKSEDLSRVQEPLEAIARASQLRLRRVLLRDRWWQKDGEPILAYTRMDKHPVALLPRVGGGYDLFDPIRAGLANADAPAHQQHPNRARLRLNETLAATLDPVAYVFYQPLPSGSLKALDLLKFALKGRRSDLFRILWTGVAATLLGMLVPQATALLIDDAIPNGDLSLLLQIGLGLLAAAAGGASFQLTQAIASMRIESLSDASLQAAVWDRLLKLKTTFFRQYAIGDLNSRVSGISAIRRKLSGTTLQTLFTGSFALLNLGLLFYYSPPLATLALGVALVIMVFTLVSGAILVHQSRHLMELEGNLFGIVVQLVNGVSKLRIAGVEERAFAYWGQKYAHQLRYTLSTQRLEDMVDVFTTVTPALTAVVLFWLASRLITPNLGEAGLSVGTFLAFNVAFGIFISGVTSLSLTFTEVLGVIPLWQRSLPILSAEPEISLNKADPGRLSGSVRIDHVTFRYRDDGALILNDVSIQANPGEFIALVGPSGSGKSTVLRLLLGFEEPISGTVYYDGQDLAGLDVAAVRRQLGVVLQNGRINAGSIFENIASGALISLDEAWAAAENSGLADDIRAMPMQMHTIISEGGTNLSGGQRQRLVIARALALQPRILLLDEATSALDNRTQAIVSQSLDRLKATRIVIAHRLSTIRNADRIYVLEAGRVVQQGTFDELAHQPGLFAQLISRQIA from the coding sequence ATGGAATTAGAGCAGGCACAACGCTGGCGAATTCAATCATCTCTTCATGCGATGAAGGGGAACGAAATTCTGGTTTTGAATGATCCACAGCAGATTTGGATAGTTGAGTTTGGTTCTCTGGCGGTGTTTGCAGTGCCCTTTGAAGAGGGTCACCCCGAAGGAGAACGCCGCCACTTGTTCAATGTAACTGTGGGGCAAGCAATGTTTGGGGCAGCCACTCCCCCAACCGAAGGAGCATTGGGCTTGATCGCCGTTGCACTAGAGCCAACCGAACTGTCCCCATTGCCGCTGTCAGATGCCCCACTAGAATCCCTTCTGAACGATTGGATGGCTCAACTGAGCACAGCCTATGGCTCACCACAACCGCAATTCCAAACATGGCATCCAACCCAGCACACGATGCAATATGGAGCACTGCTAACAGGACAGACCTATCAACCCCAAACGGATACCGTTGTGTGGATTCAAATTCAAGCGGGAAAAGCTAGCTGGATGGGGCATCCTGAGTTACCCATGACGACAAAATCTGGCTTCTTTCCATTGGGACAGGCAATGTGGTTTGAGGCAGCGGAACCGTTGGAATTCGCGATTCAATCGACTGCCAATCTTGAGAGACATGATGTATTGAACGGATTAACGCAGCTCCACACGCACTTTCTGCGCTATGTTGAGTCCGTTGCAGCCACAGAAACTCAAGCCGCATTACAACGATTTCAGGAGCGGCAACATCTCAATCGGCAGGTGACGCAGCAAGCGATTCACCATTTAGTCTCGGTTTTTAACCCACAACAAGATCGTGACTTACACAACCAAACTCCCCTACTGATTGCGGCAGGGGCGATCGCCAGAGCAATGGGTATCACCATTTCCCCTCCCATGAAATCGGAGGATTTGTCGCGGGTTCAGGAGCCACTGGAGGCGATCGCCCGTGCCTCTCAACTGCGTCTGCGGCGGGTATTGCTGCGCGATCGCTGGTGGCAAAAAGATGGGGAACCGATTCTGGCATACACTCGCATGGACAAGCATCCGGTTGCTCTGTTGCCCAGGGTAGGAGGGGGTTATGACCTGTTTGACCCGATCCGAGCAGGGTTAGCCAATGCCGATGCCCCTGCCCATCAGCAGCATCCAAACCGCGCCAGACTCCGCTTAAACGAGACTCTCGCAGCCACGCTCGACCCGGTCGCGTATGTATTTTATCAGCCGTTACCGAGTGGCAGTTTGAAAGCTCTGGATCTGCTGAAATTTGCTCTAAAAGGTCGGCGATCGGATCTGTTCCGCATTCTGTGGACGGGGGTTGCGGCAACCCTGTTAGGAATGCTCGTTCCCCAGGCAACCGCCTTGTTAATCGATGATGCCATTCCCAATGGTGATTTGTCTTTGCTGCTCCAGATTGGACTGGGATTATTAGCCGCAGCCGCGGGTGGAGCCAGTTTTCAACTCACTCAGGCGATCGCCTCTATGCGAATCGAATCTTTGTCGGATGCATCACTGCAAGCAGCCGTGTGGGATCGGTTGTTGAAGTTGAAAACCACTTTCTTTCGACAATATGCGATCGGTGATTTGAACTCTAGAGTTTCTGGTATCAGTGCAATTCGTCGTAAACTCAGTGGTACGACATTGCAAACCCTCTTCACCGGAAGTTTTGCACTACTCAACCTGGGGTTGCTGTTCTATTACAGCCCCCCTCTGGCAACATTGGCGTTGGGCGTTGCTCTGGTCATCATGGTCTTTACGCTCGTTTCAGGGGCAATTTTGGTGCATCAGAGTCGCCATTTGATGGAGTTGGAAGGCAACCTGTTTGGCATCGTCGTGCAGTTAGTTAACGGTGTCTCAAAACTACGGATTGCGGGGGTAGAGGAACGCGCCTTTGCCTATTGGGGACAAAAATACGCTCATCAACTCCGATACACGTTGAGCACTCAACGTCTTGAAGATATGGTGGATGTGTTTACGACTGTTACTCCTGCGTTAACGGCTGTAGTACTGTTCTGGTTAGCGAGTCGCCTGATCACACCCAATCTTGGCGAGGCGGGGCTTTCGGTGGGAACTTTTCTGGCATTCAATGTGGCGTTTGGCATCTTCATCAGTGGTGTCACCAGTCTGAGTCTGACCTTTACCGAAGTGCTGGGAGTGATTCCTCTATGGCAGCGATCGCTCCCCATTCTCAGTGCTGAACCCGAAATCAGCCTTAACAAAGCCGATCCGGGACGGCTCTCCGGCAGTGTTCGCATTGACCACGTCACATTTCGCTATCGCGACGATGGCGCACTGATTCTAAACGATGTCAGCATTCAAGCCAATCCCGGTGAATTTATTGCTCTGGTGGGTCCCTCTGGCTCCGGTAAATCCACCGTTTTGCGATTGCTGCTAGGCTTTGAAGAGCCTATTTCCGGGACAGTTTACTACGACGGGCAAGACCTGGCAGGTCTGGATGTGGCAGCAGTGCGACGGCAACTCGGCGTTGTTCTGCAAAATGGTCGGATTAACGCTGGCTCCATTTTTGAAAACATCGCCAGTGGTGCTCTGATTAGCCTGGATGAAGCGTGGGCAGCCGCTGAAAACAGTGGACTCGCGGATGACATTCGCGCTATGCCGATGCAGATGCACACGATTATTAGCGAAGGAGGCACAAACCTCTCCGGTGGGCAGCGACAGCGGCTTGTGATTGCGCGTGCTCTGGCATTACAACCCCGAATTTTACTGCTGGATGAAGCCACTAGTGCTCTGGATAATCGCACTCAGGCGATCGTCAGCCAGAGTCTCGATCGCCTCAAAGCAACTCGAATCGTCATTGCTCACCGTCTCAGCACCATTCGCAACGCCGATCGCATTTACGTGTTAGAGGCAGGTCGCGTTGTTCAGCAGGGCACCTTTGATGAGTTAGCCCACCAACCCGGATTGTTTGCCCAACTGATTAGCAGACAAATTGCATAG